A portion of the Melanotaenia boesemani isolate fMelBoe1 chromosome 2, fMelBoe1.pri, whole genome shotgun sequence genome contains these proteins:
- the LOC121653834 gene encoding NACHT, LRR and PYD domains-containing protein 4C-like yields the protein MDQDREEGVPPSKTTQRNQPGPGLGPRPKRRRRLSFEPEPEPSCVSMKSDWSMEQPPDLRSDQQNQPGPEPGPGHGPGPSCLSMKSDQSKQGLIDFHQSRGSDRQILQKLKPGSKPEPGPEPSCVSMKSDQSKGGLIDFHQSRGSNRQVDQQSSELPSGQSAQQHQTQLDSIFMLLEDNMITFMKKELKKIQKLLSPDYPECSVLEGEDEEQRKSSREALVKITVDFLRRMKQEELAERLQSKLLAAVCQRKLKSGLKKKFQCVFEGISKAGNPTLLNQIYTELYITEGGTAEVNDEHEVRQIETASRKPHRPETTIRQEDIFKLPPGRDEPIRTVMTKGVAGIGKTVLTQKFTLDWAEDKANQDIQLTFPLTFRELNVLKEKKFSLVELVHHFFTETKEAGICSFEEFQVVFILDGLDESRLPLDFHNNETLTDVTESTSVDALLTNLIRGKLLPSARLWITTRPAAANQIPPECVGMVTEVRGFTDPQKEEYFRKRFRDEEQASRIISHMKTSRSLHIMCHIPVFCWITATVLEDVLETREGGELPKTLTEMYIHFLVVQTKVKKVKYDGGAETDPHWSPESRKMIESLGKLAFDQLQKGNLIFYESDLTECGIDITAASVYSGVFTQIFKEERGLYQEKVFSFVHLSVQEFLAALHVRLTFIKSGINLMEEQQTHFRLFTYFMKPDSNLLHQRAVDEALQSPNGHLDLFLRFLLGLSLQTNQSLLRGLMTQTGSSSQTNQETVQYIKKKMSENVSAERSINLFHCLNELNDRSLEEEIHQFLRSGRLSTDKLSPAQWSALVFILLSSEEDLEVFDLQKYSPSEEVLLRLLPVVKASSKALLSVCGLSERSCGPLSSVLSSQSSSLTELDLSNNDLQDSGLKKLCGGLKSPNCKLETLSLSGCLITEEGCASLASALTSNPSHLRELDLRYNHPGDSGVKLLMAALKDPHRLRVEPAGEPWLRPGGLRKYSCPLTIHMNTVSRNLKLSDNNRKVTYVEELQSYPDHPDRFNCPQLLCENVLTGRCYWEVEWRGVVYISVSYREISRRGGTRECWFGWNDQSWSLRCSDDKGYSVWHNNREKRISSSSSSSSSSSSSSVSNRVAVYVDCPAGSLSFYRVSSDSLIHLHTFITTFTHALYAGFGFRSWSGSWPGSWFSLC from the exons agcctgGACCTGGACATGGACCTGGACCCAGCTGTTTGTCCATGAAGAGCGACCAATCAAAACAAGGTTTAATTGATTTCCATCAAAGTCGTGGATCTGACAGACA GATCCTTCAGAAGCTAAAACCTGGATCtaaacctgaacctggacctgaacccagCTGTGTCTCCATGAAAAGCGACCAGTCAAAAGGAGGTTTAATTGATTTCCATCAAAGTCGTGGATCTAACAGACA agtggaccagcagagctcagagcttcccagtggtcagtctgcccagcagcatcaaacacagctggactccatatttatg ctgctggaggacaacatgatcactttcatgaagaaggagctgaagaagatccagaagcttctgagtccagattacccagaatgctcagtgttggagggtgaggatgaggagcagaggaagagcagcagagaggcgttagtgaagatcacagtggacttcctgaggaggatgaagcaggaggagctggctgagcgtctgcagagca aacttctggctgcagtttgtcaacgtaaactaaaaagtggtctgaagaagaagttccagtgtgtgtttgaggggatttCTAAAGCAGGgaacccaacccttctgaaccagatctacacagagctctacatcacagagggagggactgcagaggtcaatgatgaacatgaggtcagacagattgaaacagcatccaggaaaccacacagaccagaaacaaccataagacaagaagacatctttaaactcccacctggaagagatgaaccaatcagaacagtgatgacaaagggagtggctggcattgggaaaactgtcttaacacagaagttcactctggactgggctgaagacaaagccaaccaggacatccagttgacatttccactgactttcagagagctgaatgtgctgaaagagaaaaagttcagcttggtggaacttgttcatcacttctttactgaaaccaaagaagcaggaatctgcagctttgaagagttccaggttgtcttcatcttggacggcctggatgagagtcgacttcctctggacttccacaacaatgagaccctgactgatgttacagagtccacctcagtggatgcGCTGCTGACcaacctcatcagggggaaactgcttccctctgctcgcctctggataaccacacgacctgcagcagccaatcagatccctcctgaatgtgttggcatggtgacagaggtaagagggttcactgacccacagaaggaggagtacttcaggaagaggttcagagatgaggagcaggccagcaggatcatctcccacatgaagacatcacgaagcctccacatcatgtgccacatcccagtcttctgctggatcactgctacagttctggaggatgtgctggaaaccagagagggaggagagctgcccaagaccctgactgagatgtacatccacttcctggtggtccagaccaaagtcaagaaggtcaagtatgatggaggagctgagacagatcctcactggagtccagagagcaggaagatgattgagtctctgggaaaactggcttttgatcagctgcagaaaggaaacctgatcttctatgaatcagacctgacagagtgtggcatcgatatcacagcagcctcagtttactcaggagtgttcacacagatctttaaagaggagagaggactgtaccaggagaaggtgttcagcttcgtccatctgagtgttcaggagtttctggctgctcttcatgtccgtctgaccttcatcaagtctggaatcaacctgatggaagaacaacaaacacactTCAGGTTGTTCACATATTTTATGAAGCCAGATTCAAACCTtctccatcagagagctgtggacgaggccttacagagtccaaatggacacctggacttgttcctccgcttcctcctgggtctttcactgcagaccaatcagagtctcctacgaggcctgatgacacagacaggaagtagctcacagaccaatcaggaaacagtccagtacatcaagaagaagatgagtgagaatgtgtctgcagagagaagcatcaatctgttccactgtctgaatgaactgaatgatcgttctttagaggaggagatccatcagttcctgagatcaggacgtctctccacagataaactgtctcctgctcagtggtcagctctggtcttcatcttactgtcatcagaagaagatctggaggtgtttgacctgcagaaatactctccttcagaggaggttcttctgaggctgctgccagtggtcaaagcctccagcaaagctct gctgagtgtgtgtggtctctcagagagaagctgtggacctctgtcctcagtcctcagctcccagtcctccagtctgacagaactggacctgagtaacaacgacctgcaggactcaggactgaagaagctgtgtggtggactgaagagtccaaactgcaaactggaaactctcag cctgtcaggatgtctgatcacagaggaaggctgtgcttctctggcctcagctctgacctccaacccctcccatctgagagagctggacctgagatacaaccatccaggagactcaggagtgaagctgctgatggctgcactgaaggatccacacagactcag ggtggagcctgctggagaaccatggttgagaccaggaggtctgaggaagt attcctgtccactcaccatccacatgaacacagtgagcagaaacctcaaactgtctgacaacaacaggaaggtgacataTGTGGAGGagcttcagtcatatcctgatcatccagacagatttaactgtcctcagctgctgtgtgaaaatgttctgactggtcgctgctactgggaggtcgagtggagaggagTCGTTTAtatatcagtgagttacagagaaatcagcaGGAGAGGAGGCACCAGAGAATGTTGGTTTGGATGgaatgatcagtcctggagtctgagatgctctgatgataaaggttactctgtctggcacaataacagagaaaaacgcatctcctcgtcctcctcctcctcctcctcctcctcctcctcctctgtctctaacagagtagcagtgtatgtggactgtcctgctggctctctgtccttctacagagtctcctctgactcactgatccacctccacaccttcatcaccacattcactcatgctctctatgctggatttgggttcAGGTCCTGGTCTGGTTCCTGGCCTGGTTCCTGGTTCTCTCTGTGTTGA